gtgttactaatggttttctttgagactgtggtcccagctctcttcaggtcattgaccaggtcctgccgtgtagttctgggctgatccctcaccttcctcatgatccttgatgtcccacgaggtgagatcttgcatggagccccaggccgagggtgattgaccgtcatcttgaacttcttccattttctaataattgcgccaacagttgttgccttctcaccaagcttcttgcctattgtcctgtagcccatcccagccttgtgcaggtctacaattttatccctgatgtccttacacagctctctggtcttggccattgtggagaggttggagtctgtttgattgagtgtgtggacaggtgtcttttatacaggtaacgagttcaaacaggtgcagttaatacaggtaatgagtggagaacatgagggcttcttaaagaaaaactaacaggtctgtgagagccggaattcttactggttggtaggtgatcaaatacttatgtcatgcaataaaatgcaaattaattacttaaaaatcatacaatgtgattttctggatttttgttttagattccgtctctcacagttgaagtgtacctatgataaaaaatgacagacctctacatgctttgtaagtaggaaaacctgcaaaatcggcagtgtatcaaatacttgttctccccactgtatacacttataatggacacagtatgcttacattattagttatcttgttgttattagttgttgttagttgttattattcccatccttcaacttcattcaacaccacccatctatctcttaacaccatccatattggatttctatttgccatatatttttcaactgtactgtgatgttttacaagagttctgaacctttctatgctcattgtttctacagattgtaaattgaaaataaacttttttgctaaaagtattattatattattgatcgattgactatgacttttcagatcacccagtaatgctatctgcagggttagctccaggtaaatattgcaatcctttagccattcctggacctgtgtccaaaaacaagctacaaatggacagtaccaaaacaatctaatgattctgtctcttcgcagcaaaatctgcagagctgggaagattgtatcccccatataaataacattctattggtagcaataattgtatataataatttaaatggaacaattctaagttttgaatccggcgtcgttttgcgtatcagttcataaacactatgccatgggatcggtacgtcaaaaatctcttcccaactattttgcaatctatataggatggctgtcaatcctttggtccttaaatgaaactggtatactttattatttatcacagttttatttaaccaattatgttctttaatgcaaggccgacagacaagttccttacattttcccccttccatttttgcggtaatgcttgaattatttggttgtaattttgggtagagcagacatttccatatgtttttgttagctgcatgtgcgacataactccaccagtcctagatgatatcatttacgaagattatacctttttgaAACATTTTGTTaaaagaaaatgttttttttatcaattatatATTTGAGTTTATATACAtataattaagcataatgattatggctttagattgcaggaaaacactgtttcaggtgtttgaaaaaagCTAAATTCTGCAACTTAAAGACGGGGGGCCTAGCCCTCCGGACCACCTACCAGTTATACTCACGtacttgtgccccctcagatttttgggcATGACGTCCCTCTTAACATCCCAGTGATAAAGATGGATCTTGTCTAACAGGATTGATCTCACATGCTGAAATAGGCTACTATATCCGATGGAGTTTCAAACAAGCTTTTAGGTCGAGTCTTGTGCTTTTGCTTTTAGGTTGTTTGCTGTATGCTTTTGATGCTTACAGACAAGTGTCAAGCTAAATCTCAAATCTCCTCATTCAGTACACTATATGTGATACCCTGTTAATGCTGAGTGGGTCTATGGAAAGCAAttattgcatttacattttagtaatttaccagacgctcttatccagagcgacttatagtagtgagtgcatacatttttgcagTGAACTTTCAATCATTATCGGCTTTTAAATTCCAAATGTAGTGTCAGTCAAGGTAAGGAATGGGGTGTGCGATGCCCTGCATTCATCATTCCATATAGAATCATGTTGAATAGAGATAATTGAGGCGGTGTAACATGTATAAAAAACATTCTCAGTCTAGTCTCACACAGACTATCACCATGCAAACCTCCCTCTACAGCCAGCCATGAGTGCGTGACTGGACCCAGCCCAGCAGCTCCGGCTGTACCAGTCATGCTGGTATCACCCAGCCTATCTGCACTACTAACCCTGACCAACCGGTTTTAACCCTGTCtgcataccaaatggcaccctattgccttaaggatttggtaaaaagtagtgcactatttagggaatagggtgccatttgggacactgcctCTCTGTGACAAGGCTGCATGGAGTTCACTACAATCCAATGATGTCAGTTTACGGTGTAATAAGGTATAGCATAAATAACCATTAGCTAAAAAGGGCTACCCCTGCAGTTTGCTTGTTTGTACACAGGAACCAGGTAATGTAGAAAacaaatgtttatttgttttggtATGTATGTACACATTACACCGTTGTGAGTGAAGCATTTAaattatctacacacaatagatGTAGAGAAAAAAAGGACAGATTAAACGGAAAGTACAGGTAAATATGTTTAAAACACTTCAGGTAATAAAAAGACAGAGGAGTCATTTTTAAGGGCCACTTATTATACATTTGAGAAATAACATCTTTCACAGGctaaaaatttaaaatgtaagGGTGCCTTTGCTTGACATGAATGGCACATAATTAATCATATACATAGAAAAAGTGATATTAAGCAGATTGAAGAGAAAAGGAAATAACTTTTTAAAGTCCCATTGTCTATCCCTTTTCATTGACCTTGCTTGATGATGATATCTGACATGTCGTCCACCTTGATGAGCTCCAAATTCTGTTGAAAGAAACAGACAATGAATGACAAAGAATGAGTGAGTGCTGCGGTTAACTCTTCCTTCACACTCAACCACCAAGTGAAAACAGTCTTGATACTGAAGACTATCTGAAATTAAATACTAATTTCAAGTTTatttggctgcgtttacacaggcagcccaattctgatatttttttcactcaTTGTTTTTTTGACCACTAATAGTTTTTTTgcccaatcagatcagctctgaaaaaaatCTGATatgaaaatatctgatgtgatttttcataagaccaattagtgaatttgagaattgggctgcctgtgtaaacacagcctattTAGCACAGCCAAGATACATTAAAGTCCACTATGATTCCTTCCACAAACCCTCTCAACTAAGAAAACCTCCAAATATATTGTTTTGTTAATAATGTAGCTTTGTACAACTATATGTGATATGTCAACATAATAGCAATGTCTAGAACCAACTTATTTTAGGAATGCTATGATGCTGGCAGTCAGAGGAGTAGCTACTCACCTTCTCATTGGCCAAGTGCAGCAGGGCGACGAACGCCAGGGGCACGGACAGGTTCTGAGCCATGGTGGGGGGCAAGCTGAAGGgacaggagaggaaggagaagataTGGGGTTTATTCAATTATTTATCAGCACTTATGTCCTATCCACATCCGTTTGAGCAAATTAATGTTTGGACCATCCCCATCCAAAGTCCCTCAGTTGGCAGCAGTGTCTAAATAAATTATTCATGTCTATCTAGCTACCAGTTTAAGGAAAAAATAAGAAGCAAATCCACCACAATTTTTCTAATTGCTCTCCAATGGCAGCTGAGAAAGAACACTAGAGCCATTTGAGAATGGGCCCAGTACTGATATTAATGCTTGGTACCTTTGAAGCAGGGTCTGTGTGGTCTGGCTGAAGACTTTCTCCCCAAACACTACTGAAGTCTCCACATTCTTCACCTCCTGCTGAGAACACAACACTGTTAATCACAAGGAAGCagtcctgggttcaaatactatttgaaataatttaaaaTACATAATCtgagcttgattgagcttgcccaTTACAATGGTACCAATATAAAAGTGCAAACACTGTCCACCTGGTACTCCAGGCAGACTTAAGCAAACACTTAAAGTATTTGAAcgattttaaatagtatttgaacccaggtctgcaagGAAGAGGCATGGAGGGAAGACAATAACATTTGCCGATCACAGAATCCAATCAATGAGACCTGGCGGGGAAAGAAACTGACCTTGGCTGGTTTTTCCAGACTGTCAGTCAGAAGATTCCACATGGTGTTCTTGAGCCTCTTCATGTCCATCTTCTTGGCTGTCTTGGCATAGTTGATCTCAATCTTGTTAACCTGAAATGAAAAGTAAAGCTAGGCTTAACAACATTTAAAAGGGATAATTCTGCCACATTAGAAAACGCGATATTGGTTTCCTTGccatgtaagcagtctatggacaaggcaAGACAGCAATACATGCTTTGGTCTTGTTTATCTGGCCACTGTCTCCAAATGCAAACTTTTCAAACAGACACTCGCTAAACATTGGCTTCCCCTTCCCTTCAGTCTTACCCTGTGTGGCTCTGGCACCAGGTCATCCTCCCCATAGGTGGACACGTCGTCATGGTCTTGTGAGGAGGCGGGGTTACCATCCACAGAAGGCTGGGTGTCATCTGTACCCCCAATGAACccttcaccatcatcatcactttCACCGCCCTTATATAGATtgatagagatgtagagagagattaACCCATTATTTGAAGCAGCTACTAAACAATTGAGGGCCCAAAATGTGGCATTGATGGGGGATAAATAATGCCATGTTATAATggctacatctgcattgcttgctatttggggttttaggctgggtttctgtatagcactttgtgtcatctgctgatgtaaaaagggctttataaatcaatttgattgattgattgattgatattacaAGGTGAAAAAAGGTATGAGGGAAATGAAGTGTTGAATAAGACTGTGTGAGATTGACAGTATGGTGGTTTCAGACCTGCAGTCCGGGGCAGAAGTTGGCTGTGTCATTGGCATTGTTGTAGTCGTAGTCTCCGATGCCTTCCCCCAGCTCTCCAGACAACCTCTTCTGGCCCTCTTTACATAACTCACATAGAACACACAAGTTAACTGACATAGAACACATCACGTGTGTTAGTGGCATCACAACCCTCACTTCTAATTAGTCAATGTTTACCATCAAGGTTCTACATTAATTTGTCATTTTTCCTCTTGTTTTTGTATGTaagaacagtgagagaaagagaaaaagattgaggtgggtggggggagagaaggaATAGGACAGAGGGGTAATACataggggagagagaaaaagtgagagAAGGAGTGCGAATCAAAGATGTTAGTAGTACAATGGATAACGTTGTAGCAGCGTATCAGTTCCAGTCAGCTACGGTGATGAAGGTCTGATTGTATCTGGTGGCGGCTGCACATTGTTTTAGCACACCACTGTCCCCCTGTATCGCCATGGAGATGCAGGACAGGGTCAACTGGTATGCGGCACATTTATTTCTATGGTGTTCATTCCATGCTGGTTGTTGGGATAAAGAGGGTGTAAGGGAGGCCTTACTGTGCTGGCGGGCTTAAGGCTGAGTTGGGACAGGGTCTCAGGGGGGAACTGGAAGTCTGCAGCCAGAGTGGTCTTCTTGTTGCTTGTGCTGAGGGCTGACTTGGTGTTAGTGGTAGCGGCCTGAGAGAACCCAAATAACATAGACAGAGGTGAGAGAACTGTCTGAGTCCATATATGAGTGGTGGGGAAACCCCTTCAGCTACTAAAACCACATTTCCTCTGCTGCAGTGACTAATATGAAACTGCACAACTGTCTCACACACAGGCTGGGATTGTTAAGACACTTGACCCCTGTATTAGCATCAAAACTAATTTACACAAGTGAATAATACAGTAATTGTCACAATGGCAATGGCTCAGAAAACTGGCACTTAGTGAGTGATGCTCTTGGGTACGGATCAAACAATCATCAAGACTAATTGAGACGGATTGCATCAGCGAACTAGAGGGGTAACCAAGGGCTTACTCTAGTGGCGCGGAAGTAGGTGTCAAAGTTGACATCGTCATTAAAGTCGATTTCAAAGGCCTTCTTTGGCTTTCTCTTGCGACCCTCCTTCTCAGGCATGTTGTCCtctaaacacacagagagagcgagacagaaagCGAGAAGGGAAGAATGAAGAAGATATATTTAGTGGACAATGCTGTTAAGGGAATATCCCAAACATACATAAACAACATGGCTCTCTGTGTACAACCACCACTCACTCTTGAGCAGAGGTTTGAAGCGCCAGTAGCCAGGGCCTGCCCAGGTAGCCATGGTCCTGGGGCTGAAGTAGGAGTAATCTCTGGGCTGGTCGGACAGCTGCAGACACATGGTGGCTACGTCCCCCTCTCCGATGGGAATCACATCCCTGTAAACAGTCATAACATCACATTTTATTGGAGATACAGAAATACAAAAATCTGTTTCCTTATTAAGTCTAGAGACTTGAAAAAAATAATGACCCATTTTTGTGCATAATAAAAAATTAACTTACTAACACGTCATCAACTTTGTAAGGCCAATTACTTTTGCTCTGATAAGTAACTAAATCCTAAAGCTTTAGGTCTGGACTGAATTTAAGTAGGTCATAGTCAGTAGTAGTGGAGCTGTTTCTGTCAAGAGTAAAATGGTTTCTCTTCATTCATCCTGACATCTAAACTGGATATTTAAAAGGGTAATATGCAGTTGCaacatcactttttttttttacgtatAAAATgaatgatatacagtgcattcagaaagtattcagaccccttgactttttccagattttgttacgttacagccttattctaaaattgattaaataaataaaaatcctcccaatctacacacaataccccataatgacaaagtgaaaacaagtgttacatttttgcaaatttattaaaaataaaaaacagaaatcccttatttacataagtattcagaccctttgctatgagactcgaaattgagctcagatgcatcctgtttccattgatcatccttgagatgtttctaaaacttgattggagtccacctgtggtaaattcaattgattggacatgatttggaaaggcacacctgtctatataaggtcccacagttgatagcgcatgtcagagcaaaaaccaagccatgaggtggaaagaattgtccgtagagctccgagacaggattgtgtcgaggcacagatctggggaagggtaccaaaaaatggctgcagcattgaaggtccccaagaacacagtggcctccatcattcttaaatagaagaagtttggaaccaccaagactcttcctagagctggccgcccggccaaagtgagcaatcgggggagaagggccttggtcagggaggtgaccaagaacccgatggtcactctgacagatatccagagttcctctgtggagatgggagaactctGCAAaaactctgcagcactccaccaatcaggcctttatggtagagtggcctgacggaagccactcctcagcaaaaggcacatgacagcccgcttggagtttgccagaaagcacctaaaggactctaagaccatgagaaacaagattccctggtctgatgaaaccaagattgacctctttggcctgaatgccaagcgtcacatctggaggaaacatggcaccatccctacggtgaaacatggtggtgggagcatcatgctgtggggatgtttttcagtggcagggactgggagactaatcaggatcgaggcaaagatgaacggagcaaagtacagagagatccttgatgaaaacctgctccagaacgctcaggacctcagactgggtgcgaaggtacaccttccaacaggacaacgaccctaagcacacagccaagacaacgcaggagtggcttcgggacaagtctctgaatgtccttgagtggcccagtcagagcccggacttgaacctgatctaacatctctggagagacctgaaaattgctgtgctgcgacactccccatccaacctgacagagcttgagaggatctgcagagaagaatgggagaaactccccaaatacaggtgtgccaagcttgtagcgtcatacccaagaagactcgaggctgtaatcattgctaaaggtgcttcaacaaagtactgcgtaaagggtctgaatacttatgtaaatgtaatatttcagttttttttatttgtaataaataagcaacaatttctaaaaacctgtttttgctgtgtcattatggggtattgtgtgtagattgatgagggaaaaaaacaatttaatcaattttagaataaggctgtaacgtaacaaaatgtgaaaaagtcaaggggtctgaatactttccgaatgcactgtgtaggaaaacttgctctttccatgacatagactgactgaccaggtgaaagctatgatcccttattgataacGCTCGTTAAATCAATGCagttgaagaggaggagacaggcaaaaaatttttttgacaattgagacattgattgtgtatgtgtgccattcagatggtgaatgagaaaggcaaaagatttaagtgcctttgaacggggtaaggtagtaggtgccaggcacaccggtttgtgtcacgaactgcaaagctgctgggtttttcatgctcagcagtttccagtgtgtatcaacaatggtccaccacccaaaggacatccagccaacttctcacaactgtgggaagcattggagtcaacatgggtcagcatccccgtggaatgctttcgacaccttgtagagtccatgcccctacgaattgaggctgttctgagggaataAGAGAgtccaactcaatattaggaaggtgttcctaatgttttgtacactcagtgtatacctattgattcttgaagaatgtaacttataaatgcctcattagcttagttcaactgtcatagcCCATCAGAACACAAAATATACACTTGTTTTACTGCAATGTCTGTAAACGTAAACAaaatagcctcaaaacatggttaaaactataaaatGTTGGGTCAGTCCCTGCATCCAtagctctatgaatttgagagtggttacatttctccagcaccatccctcagctttttgtTATCGTTTCAACTGCTGATAGCCGCTTTATTGGGTCTGGGTGTGTTACTGgcataaacattttttttaacaCTCAGGAGATCATGGTACACAAAAAACTCTAGACAGAACAAAGTCACTTCAAGGTACCTGACCCGTTTAAAAGTGGAATACCCTTTGGTGCCTCATGAAACATCCCTGGGGTCCTCTACAGGTATAAACAAGCAGAGTACCAACACAAAACCTCAGTATGTTACCCCTAGGTTGTTACCACCCTGTAACAAACACCCTCAAtatcctcaccttcctctcccGGGCCCTCCAGCCTCACAGCCATCCTTGTGTTCCTTGGAGCCGTCGCCACCATAGTCCCCCTGACCCTCCTCATAGTCTCCATCAAAATCATCCCCAAAGTCCTGACACTCCTCCTCGTCCACCTCCGCGTTCACGTCAAACACGTGATCCCCCTGCTTTAACTTCTCCAGCATCTGGTTCATGGTCTGTATATGACAACAGTTTATATAAAGACTATGGTTAAGATACTCTGAGGCTGTTTAGCTACTGTTTCAAACTGTACATCCAATCTGACCATCTGCATAATTTCCAAACAAAAATAAagactatatcaaatcaaatgcaccaatttgtaagtcgctctggataagaacgtctgctaaatgatgtaaatgttatttgtcacatacacatgtttagcagatgttattgcgggtgggccctggtcaaaagtagtgcaccatatagggaaatgggtgccatttcagacacaggcTGTGTATATTGCCAGTGTATGTTGCTCTGACCTGGTCAGGGTTCCAGCTGGTGAAAGAGAAGTCTGCCAGGGAGGGGCAGATGGAGCTCTTCTCCTGGGTCCGCTGGAGACCACCTGTCAATCACACAATCAACATCTTTACATGCTTGATACTATTATCGGAACAAGTAGGCCAACTGTCAATACCTTGGCTTACAGCATCACTCAATGATCAGTAGAACCAGACATATTATATGTCTCTGCAAAAATCTAGATATTACGCTAGCCCACTAAGGGGCAGTATACAACAAAAACAGCCCAGGGGCCGTATTTATCATGCGTCTCAGATTAGGAATGCTGATGTAGGATCAGACTTCCCTTATTCATatcatattatttttatttaaaagacaaaacagatcctaaatcagcacttctactctgaggCGCTTGCTACATATGGCCCCAGATCGAAGTGTGATGACACGGTCATTGTTACCTGTGAAGGGTGTTGCAGGGACGCACTGCGGCGGATGCTGGGAGCAAGAGGGCCTGGAGTGCAGCAGGGTCATGTGGGAAGGGAAGAGGAGCTCACAGCGACTGTCCTCACTGAATAACACTGACAGGAAGACACCTGCCGTGCTGCTCTCGTCGAAGGATGACGCCATGCGCTGGAACATGGGGTCAACCTGGAGTTGGAGGGGTAGGACGATAACGAGGAGGGGGATAATATGTGTGAGCTTACCATGAATGAGCTTTGTAGCAACTTTCACAATCCAGGCTGGATCCATACTCTCAGGAAATGTGATAATAAGTCCTCACATTAAATCAAGGCATTCCTAATCAATTCCATCTTTATTCAGTGTCTGGCTATCAGTCTCAAAGATTTCCAGGTGAATCCACAATGATCACAAGTGTAGCCTGGGTTGCATCCCAAAAGgcaaaaaggcaccctattccctatatagtgcactaatgaTGACCAGATCCTTCCCTATATTGCAGGtgtagcatttcgctacacccccaataacatctgctaaatatgtgtatgtgaccaaaaaaatttgatttgatatagggaagagggtgccatttgggacgcaagcacTATTTGGCTACCAGTCTCGAAGATTTCCAGCTGAAtacacaacaaacacaacaaacacaggcATAGCCTGGTCTTTTACCTCAGGCCAGTCCTGGAGCAGGAAAACCATCAATTACCTCACACTTCCTCTCAGACTCAGAGCTGTTGATGTTGCTCAGGTTCTGCTCCACAGTCTTCTTGGGATGCCTCTTCTTCTTCACCACTTGCTTAGCAGCCAGGTCACCTTCagccccctcctccatctctccttcatccCCTGCTCCATGCTCTACACAAACACAAGGAGAGGAAAGGTTCAAACAGAGGCTGTTGATctgttattgttatttattaaATGACAGAGAAAGTCAGtgtcacaccctattccctaaataatgtactaccctatggaccctggttaaTCGGAAGTGCACTATAAGGGGAATAGTTTGTTATTTGGGAAACATAGACTGTGTATCGATGTTATAGTTAAGAGGCTTTCACCTTCCCCAGGCTTGGTCTCAGCACCCAATCCTCCCAGGACTCTGTAGGCATCAGCATGGACAGCATCCACTCTGACCGCATAAATCTTGGTGCTGGCGTCCAGGGTACCTGCTGCCACCTTGGCAGGGACAGACAGAAACAGTATGAGATGGTCACTCTCTCATACAGCCAACAGACGCTAGGCCAGTAAAGTGAAATGAATAGTCTATCATCAACTCCATTATTTTAGAGTAGGCCTATAAAAACAATGTATATCTTAAGTGGTTGGGCTATAAGCTTATTTCTTCTCTGCATTAGCAGATTATACTTTCATCTCCTTAATAGTAGTAGCGGAAATCTGAAGAGAGTCTTGTGTAATGAGGAAATTCAAAGAGACATATAAACAGAAACTACAATAAAGGAATAATTTAGGTCTAAAGCCGTACCTTGAAATTTGTGAGCTCAGAATCCTTCTGTTTGAGGATGTCAGCCATGTAGTCAATCAGGTGGAGACCAAAGGCATTCTTGGTGGTAATTTTCTACAAAAACAGAACAAGGCTTTGTAAATCTGAGATGCCAGTTTCCAATAACTTGCATGG
The sequence above is a segment of the Coregonus clupeaformis isolate EN_2021a chromosome 16, ASM2061545v1, whole genome shotgun sequence genome. Coding sequences within it:
- the LOC121585036 gene encoding condensin complex subunit 2 isoform X1, whose translation is MSASSTPISRVRQWASPSLKHKGASPAASNTSLLASFPGNDDEMERRQRRRSRVIDLQAAADSSFNESASHSTTGTPAAVPKLSNAQISEHYSTCIKLSTENKITTKNAFGLHLIDYMADILKQKDSELTNFKVAAGTLDASTKIYAVRVDAVHADAYRVLGGLGAETKPGEEHGAGDEGEMEEGAEGDLAAKQVVKKKRHPKKTVEQNLSNINSSESERKCEVDPMFQRMASSFDESSTAGVFLSVLFSEDSRCELLFPSHMTLLHSRPSCSQHPPQCVPATPFTGGLQRTQEKSSICPSLADFSFTSWNPDQTMNQMLEKLKQGDHVFDVNAEVDEEECQDFGDDFDGDYEEGQGDYGGDGSKEHKDGCEAGGPGRGRDVIPIGEGDVATMCLQLSDQPRDYSYFSPRTMATWAGPGYWRFKPLLKKDNMPEKEGRKRKPKKAFEIDFNDDVNFDTYFRATRAATTNTKSALSTSNKKTTLAADFQFPPETLSQLSLKPASTLCKEGQKRLSGELGEGIGDYDYNNANDTANFCPGLQGGESDDDGEGFIGGTDDTQPSVDGNPASSQDHDDVSTYGEDDLVPEPHRVNKIEINYAKTAKKMDMKRLKNTMWNLLTDSLEKPAKQEVKNVETSVVFGEKVFSQTTQTLLQSLPPTMAQNLSVPLAFVALLHLANEKNLELIKVDDMSDIIIKQGQ
- the LOC121585036 gene encoding condensin complex subunit 2 isoform X2, producing the protein MSASSTPISRVRQWASPSLKHKGASPAASNTSLLASFPGNDDEMERRQRRRSRVIDLQAAADSSFNESASHSTTGTPAAVPKLSNAQISEHYSTCIKLSTENKITTKNAFGLHLIDYMADILKQKDSELTNFKVAAGTLDASTKIYAVRVDAVHADAYRVLGGLGAETKPGEEHGAGDEGEMEEGAEGDLAAKQVVKKKRHPKKTVEQNLSNINSSESERKCEVDPMFQRMASSFDESSTAGVFLSVLFSEDSRCELLFPSHMTLLHSRPSCSQHPPQCVPATPFTGGLQRTQEKSSICPSLADFSFTSWNPDQTMNQMLEKLKQGDHVFDVNAEVDEEECQDFGDDFDGDYEEGQGDYGGDGSKEHKDGCEAGGPGRGRDVIPIGEGDVATMCLQLSDQPRDYSYFSPRTMATWAGPGYWRFKPLLKKDNMPEKEGRKRKPKKAFEIDFNDDVNFDTYFRATRAATTNTKSALSTSNKKTTLAADFQFPPETLSQLSLKPASTLCKEGQKRLSGELGEGIGDYDYNNANDTANFCPGLQGGESDDDGEGFIGGTDDTQPSVDGNPASSQDHDDVSTYGEDDLVPEPHRVNKIEINYAKTAKKMDMKRLKNTMWNLLTDSLEKPAKEVKNVETSVVFGEKVFSQTTQTLLQSLPPTMAQNLSVPLAFVALLHLANEKNLELIKVDDMSDIIIKQGQ